The DNA sequence tccaggtaaggaaatcccagaaagttgattccgCTCATCTAGATGTGGCGTTTTCAGAAAACACTACATCTAGATAAACAGAATAAACTTTCTGGGATTACCTTGCATAATGGTGTAGTTATTTTTGGCCATGCAACTCATGCTATCAATTGATTTTCATATTCACCTccaccatcaccatcatctTGCCTTgacctgcattttttttcttccaccacATCTTTATAGCTCTTACTTGAAGTCTCCACCATCCAGCAGAGTCTTGTAAGTGCTGATCTCGCCCTCaagtttcatcttcatgttgaGCAGCGCCTCGTACTCTTGGGTCTGCTGCTGTATGTTCGTGCGTAAGccagccagctcctcctccagcCGGATAATGAGGGCGTTATACTTCTCCATTTCCATGTTGTTACGTAGCTCTGTGTTGCGCAGGGTGTCTTCTAAAGAGGCTTTCTAATAAAAGGAGAAATAAAAGCTGTAAGTATAAGAAAAGATGAGGAAATATATGCTTTGCTAACTAAGAGTGGATGCAGTGGTCATGGTATTCAACTGTGCCAATTTTGTAGTAAAAAGATATAAAGAATGCATTATGGAATAGGGTCATAAACTTAGAAAGGATTTGATAATTTCATGTTCATAATTAGAATCGGTAAAAATGCTTACTAAGCTCTGTTGAGATGCAAGTTCAATTTCCAGAGTCTGTATCTGTCGTAATAAGTCGCTCTTCTCCATTTGGGCCCCCTGGAGAGCTTCTGTGTTCTGTGATACCTGCACCTGCACATCTGCAATCTGCCGGGGACACGAAAGGAAGATGGTCAGAAACACAGTGGCTCAGCGTGTCTTTTGAAGATCAAACTTCTTGATGTCTACTGTACCTGATTTTCATGCCACCGTTTGAGGTCCTCTGCGTTTTTCAATGCAATCTTCTCGTAGTTGGCTCTCATGTCCTCCATGATCTGGGACAGGTCCTGACCTTTGGGAGCGTCTACATCCACCTGCACACCTGACTGTGAGATCTGACTCCTCAGCTCcatcacttcctgttggatcagcagaatgagaaaagaaatgaagaaaacaacaaatgtgTTACTCTATATGTTATTATCAATCTGATGAACCGCAAGCTCACGTTCTCATGGTTCTTCTTTAGGAATAGAAGCTCCTCCTTCACGGCTTCAATCTCGTTCTCGATGTTGAGCCTGCTCATGTTCGTTTCGTCGAGGACTTTCTTCAGCCCGCCAATGTCGGCCTCCACGGACAGGCGGATCGCCATCTCATTCTCAGATCTGTGGGAATGAGCAGACACACAGTGTATGAGAGACACAATCACAGAGTGTAAGAATGACTCCACATGCAAAGACGAGATGATCACATACTTGACTTTGAAGTCGTCGGCAGCGAGGCGGGCGTTGTCAATCTGAAGCACTAAACGAGCGTTATCCATTATTTTATCGAAGATCTGGacaggaaaataaaacattgtttaaaaaattattattttattattttcattttacttgATTCTGCTGTTTAGAAAGAACAGAGCTGCTTAACCCGTGCACAATTCAGTAGCCTGTTCTAATAATTATGTGCTTTGACACAGCATTTTTTGTAGGCCCGACTTGCCTTATGTAACCACGGATACTCAAAAAGTCAAACTGCAAAAACCGACCGCAGCATGATTGAATCCATAGTAACCTGTAGTCATAAAAGAAGAACCATAAACTGAAGAACAGGAAGAGAGGGTGTTCCTGTGCCAAAACAGAATCTGGTTTGTTTTAGCGTTGCCAGAGCAACATGTATCCTGTCTCAATAAATCATAGAGAGAAAGTTTTTCTTCTGTCCACCCAACTGCAcatgtctctgtctgtctgtctctgtatgTATCACTGATCGCATCTATGCGTGCACAGAGGGGAAAATTCTTTATCGTGACTGTGGCAGTGAGTCTATGATTTCTTCTTGTTTCCTGTCACAGAGGGGAAGGGGAAATACTTTagtgtggtaaaaaaaaaagagtaaaaaacaaaaaaaccaccaTAAATGTGTCATTATGTGATGCAGAAAAGCGGGACTCTGGAGAAGAATGTGACATTTGACTCTGCTGATTGTTATACAACCACTGCACTGACACGCATctatctgtgcgtgtgtgtgtgcacactcaCTCTGGCACTATGAGATCGCTTTGTATGTACGAGTGCCACACATCTGTTTCCCATTGAGCGCCTCCTACACTATGCATGCTTGTAGAATCCACATCTAACAAGCAGAACCATTTGGAAATGCTTTTGTCTGCTGGTTTTCTGAGAGCTTCTCAGTCCGTCTCTCGTGATGATACCCTTGTGTTGGTGATTCATCAGAGGAAGTTGGGGCCAGTTGAGAGTTTTATGGGGGAGGGGACTGGCTACAGTTGAGCTGCCACACCCGTCGTTCTCTTTAAAGAAATTTGATAACTTACAAAGGAAACACTGCTGGTCTCAGTAAAAGCATTCTCCAGCTTCATTTTCAAACACAGGTGATCTTTAAATAAAGATTATGTTAAAACCTTCTTGCTGGAAATATGCAGTGTTGAGTGCTGTCACATGCACTCATTGATTCTCAAATTTTAGCCCAGCTAAACTATTTCTAAAGTATCTTTCTCATTGTGTCTTATCAAACACcttttcacttttctaacattttCATTTGTTCTCAGTTCTTACCTGTCTGCGTAAGTCGTCTATGATGGGCTCATACTTGCTGTAGTCTCTCATGTCAGGCCCTCCTTTCTCCAGGGCCTCCATGATCTTCAGCTCCAGTTCCTTGTTGGCCTTTTCCAGGGTCCTCACCGTCTCCAGGTAATTGGCCAGGCGATCATTCAGGTTCTGCATGGCTCCCTTCTCGTTGCCCAGGATCGAAGCACCGGAGCCACCGCTGGCTGTCACGGATGCGCTGGCACCACCGTAACTGGCGCCCATGCCTCCACTCAATCCACTGCTCAGCTTAAAGGAGGTTGAAGGTCTAAGTGGAATACCAGAACGCAGGGAAGATGCAGAAGCAGAGGAGATGCGAACATCCTGTCCACCAGCACCAGCATAAATGCTGGCAGCACGGTACACTGGGGCAGAGCGGGTGAAAGACATCCGACTAGATCTTGTGGTCATGTTGGAGAAGTTTAGACACGGCAGAGGATGAAGTGAAAAATGAGATGTGGAGACTCACTGCTGGCTGGTCTAGAAAGTGACGCCGGCAGTGGGAAGTGGGGAACTTATACTCCTGCCTCTCTCCCCCAATGAAAGCTGGTCTCTCAGACCCTGCCCACTTCAACATCACCCCagtctttgtttcctgtttcactcactcactcactctctcatATGCTTCCTTTTTAACCCACAATGTTTTTCTGTCTCCAAGGAAATGTGTTCAACATATTTTATGGTGTAAACATGCAATAGCCTTCTGAGCAGATAACGGAACTACAGAGACCACATAAACCAACGCACACAACAAATAACAGAAAGCAGCAATGGACAAGCATATGTTTCTAGCGAGAATTAAAAGCAAATATTAAAGGGTAAAATATGGTGAGTATGCAACTAAATACTTTTGGTTTACCCAAGAAAGGAATAATGCCTAGTACTTGCTGCATACTTGCAAGTCTGTGGTCAGCCAGGCCCAAAATAAACAGACTGTGCCAGCCTTCCTATCTTAACTGAACTGAATACAGTATGAAACAGCTACAGCTAAAACATGGCGTTAAAGAAATGTCTCGATCAGATTAAGCAGAATTAGAAAAACCACACCAGAAGTGATGCCATCTGATTTACTAACAGACTCAGCCAAGACTGTGATCAAATTCCAGCACACTGAGTAGGATGAACAATGATGAACAAAGAAATCTGACATAGTGCTAGGAATACCTGTGACACCCAAGCTTCAGCTGGATCTAAAGGCTCTGCAAGAGATGAAAAACAAAGGTTAGCTGATACCCGGGTCAAAATACAATCAAAAGGAAATAAAAGCTGCCCTCATTCAACTGTCACAGTATAGGCAATTATCTGCACAAATCAATTTCTATTGAGGATTCTGAACAATTATCTTTGAAGTCTTATCTTATTTTGTGCCTCTGGACATTGCACTTTTTCTCTTATCCTTTGAGAACCTCAAAGAAAGTAAAACAGAATACTGCAGTGCTCCTTGTAGCTGTCCTAAAAACGTGTTTGCAACACGATAAAGGTGAATAAATGAAGTAGAACATACACATATAGAGGACTGATATATACACTGGAGTAAAACCCTGTGATAGACTCtcaaacacaaaaacctttaaTTTTCTTAAATCCAGTTGCAGTATTTAGTGCTCCAGCATGACCTTGGAAGGGCTTAAGTGAACCTAAAGTTGTGGCCAGAGAGGGTTTTCCTCTCTGAGCCCTTAGAGACCTGGATAATGAAGCACCCATAGGGGGAAATTCCAAAGACTCAAACAACCTCCTGCGCCCCCTTACAACctcattctttcttttctgttccTCCCTTCGCCTCCAAGCTTGATCAGCTTTCACCGTGTCTCATTCCCACCCTATTACTGTGTATGTCTTTACTAATTTCATTTAGTAACACTCAGTAAGAAGAGAAGAGCTTGTACTGCAGAGTGGCAAAattgcaaagaaaaagcaaagaatGCACTGCAGCAGAGGCAGATTAGAGGAACGATGAATTAAATCAGCATGACTCATACCTCATGACTTTGTGGCCGCCGTCTCGTTTGTTTGAATGTGTGTTGGCAACCTTTTCCCCAGGCCAGTAAGTCCCAAACCTTGCAGTGACAAACAGAGAAATAAACTTGAGCTACAGGTTTATATAAGACAGCTTAATCTCTAAATTGCAGAAAACATCCTAGATTCAATCAAGACTCTTATCTTTAAATCCCGGCTCACACCActaagatttctttttaaaccaaagataataaaaggaaaataaggGGATACTGGAGAGAATGGAGACTGTGAGTCATAGTAACACACAGCAGGAGTCTGGAAACCACTGCAGAagtttctgttcttttacaAATCTTGGCTAACTGTCAGAATACTGCCATGCTCAGCCTGCTGCAGCCTTGAATTAATTTTACTTCCCTCCTTCTTTCTCTTCAGTTTCCTTTCTTTCCAGCGTAAACTGTATGCTCCTAGATGTATACAAAATCCAAAATCTACATTTGCATAGATGCATTTGCATATTTATTATCATGCATATTGTATCTGTGGTCGCGTCACACATACACGAAACAGTGCTGACATGCATGTGAGTGTGATACACTCTAAGTGACTCACATTTCTGCATCCTCCCTTCCTCTTTTTTGTCATTCTTTCACTGACTCATCCAAGATGCTCAAAGATACCAAAGAAGGGACCTTGTTTAAATTTGtacatacagtactgtgtaaAAGTTGTGAGCCAACCCTgacttctttatgttttgcttcccaggagccagactttttttttcttaaggtctttcagtttttctttggagATTAGCAGCTGTTATACTTTTAGTCCATTCCTTGCAGCTGACTATTTTTAGAGCATTTTTGTATATTAAGCCACtcaacactgacctatgaatcattcaagtatAAAAAAGGTACCTAACTGAAGATATGAACTTAGCAGAGAGTCCATTTTAagtctttaggcactttgtctCTAGCAGCctgtagacttgtagtcaagaccagctaaaccaagaccaagacaagaccaagacaagaccaagaccaagacagaccgagtcaagaccaagacaaagtcTAGACGAGCAAAGACCAAGATCATTATGCCTGACCaagtgtcaggcatatttatgtgtttttgctttcgcacagccctcctcaccgctgtctactgtctcactcacttactgagaggacagacgcacgctccacttgactgtcatgtctctcaccctctctgtttttcacataatgatattatcctatatcctcgcatgtgattggccacaatatggagggattggagcatagctgagccactgtgtgagagctgagcagcgaaaggaaattaagtgaggagccggctctcgctcaatgggagtcgactcttctgattcactacaaagcactctctaagcacggctcttagagctgatgcttttgcgcATGACACATTATCGTATTATTATACGTtgtgtcatggatactgttgactccTAATATCCCGACCACTATGTcgatctgagacagcaagaccgagaaagcgagaccaagacaagaccaagtgaagaccaagaccggtctcgagacatccaactctagcagcctgtcacaaaataTGTTCTCATTTATTTACGTGAttctatgaaaaatgtcaaagataacACATTTTGAAAGGCATAAAATGGTATCTCTGGATCAATGAGGtaattcccaaagagctattagctgaaaacgtGGCATATCTTAAcactgtgtgcagtgtgtccttagtGTTGCCTGTGACgtaaaaactatctacagcagataatCGGTgcctgaaagtcatgtcctctCCACAGAGCTCGGACCTcgacattactgaagcagtgtgggatcatgtcgAGAGAGAACGGAACAAAAGCAAGCAAGCATCCAAagaaaactacttaaagaaatgataaGAAAGCTGCCTGAGAGAGTTCAGCCTGCGTTAAAGAATAGAGGCGGTCACACTGGATATTGTCAGTAGAATTGTACAAACACATTTATCTTCTGGGTTAATGGGTCCTATGGACCATTGGTAGACAAGAAAGCTCACACAGCAGAGGTTATTGAATTGTGTCGCCTAAGAGACATTTTCTCTGTGAgatgtcattttcatttctgGCACAAAGACATTTCACAGGAAGACCTAAAATGAGCCTGAGCTACGAGTTCGAGCTGATGCACTGGAGAGTCACCTACATGCCTCTGTGCACAAGGAGACAAATTAGCTTAGGTTCATTGCAGAGTTCAGCAAtataactgatttaaaaaaatatctgtttcAGTGTTAATTTCACGATTTTATTCATTGTGTTTCAAAACGTATTTGAGGAAATGTGCGAGTTTATTCTCTACCAAAGTCCATGCCCTATTTCTCAGTTTTAAAGTAACTCACACtataatttttcagtttaatatctTTTACTATGCACCTCCTGTAAATTAAGATTCACAATGTAGACGTTTTCACAATACCAACAAATAAATGACTCGCTTTATACATGGAAATGGATTCACTTTACTGAATCTACCTCTGTGGTCCAACCACAAGGGGGCACAAGTCTCAAAGCAAACAAACCTACTGCAGCGGAAGAAGGGGTGGTCCTCTGCCTTTAGTGAGTTTATGTCCATTGAGTTTATATACCTCTTACCAAGCGCGTAAATGTGTATTTCATCACTGTAtgtgggtgttttttgtttgaacaGGCATTCAAGGGTGAAGCAGGAAAAGAGTTTTATAGCACATACTTTTGATTGCTTTCAAGGCTTGGCAAGCTCCTCTAAACACAGCAAAGTCCAACTTTTAAgaccaaagaagaaaaaaaataacagcaagGCCAATTCTTACTGtaatgaatatttttgcatGTCTGCTTTTTATGCCATTTATAAGTATCTGCATTTTAATCTTTTATCATATACCTGTCAAATGATAGCTACACAACGGGGGAAATAATTGGACCACTTGCTGAATTTGTAACTTTTCTCACTTGTAAAGAAATGATCCGTCTGTCATTTTTATTGTAGTTTAATTTTAATGGGGAGAGACAGAATAtgaacaattaaaaacaaaacaaaacacattatataacagttataaattgatttgcatgttATTGactgaaataagtatttgatcccctaCAATTCAGCCAGAATTCTGGCTCCCTTATATTGGCTATGTTCCCATATGGCACTCAAATTGCAATTAATCAATCACAGATACTCCTGAGCTGAATTCATTATGTGTGTAAAGTTGTCCTCAGAAGTAGTTTTTTCTATTCCAAACGGTACCACCACAGGAAAGACCAAAGAGCCCTTAAAGGATGTCAGGGAGAAGATTTTAGAGCTGTATAAGGCTGCATGGGCACTAAAACCATCAGCAATTGTGATTATTCataaatggaagaaatataCAATGACCATCAGTCGCTATAGTTAGATGCCTCATGAGAAAGGTGGCAGATCGGCCCAAAACTACAAGAGATGAGCTTGTTAGTGATCTGAAGGCAGTTGGGACTACAGTCACCAAGAACACTATTGGTAACACACTACACCGTTACAGATTAAAATCTTGTAGATTCCCCTGTAACACACACAATCAGTTTCAAGGTCTGACCAACCATCTCAGCCGTGGGAAAAAGATGACAACCAATAAAATTCTAAAAGACAATATGTATTAGTACAATGAGCAAAAAATGAAGGAATAGTCAAGTCCAGTGTCCCACTTGCAAAAGGATAAAACACACAGTCCAAGGCCAGAGCCAGCTATGCCACAACTCAGTTACACTTTACATGTCGACCACTTTAACAGGGATCAGAGGTTGTCCTTCAAGACCCACCACCCTGTAAGGAGAAGGCCAGTAATCACTCCGGCCCCAGCAACACAACTATAGACCCAAGTCTATAAATCTGAGTCTTTATATCTCTGTGAAGGCagtccttttgttttttcttgctgACCGTCTAAGTTCTTGATAAATGAGTTCTGTCTCTGCGCCTTCTGGGCCAACTTCTGGAGAGATTCCTGTAGAAAGCCAAAACCCGACCCGGGTGGAGCAGTTAGGGATCTACAAGTCTGTGGCAATTTATTTACAGATTTGAAACTTACTGGTTGATTGTCTGCAAAGGTCTCAATAAGTTATGACAACGTTTGTTAATGAACATTTAAGTGATTCAGAGAAGGCTTGGGAGAAAGTTCTGTGAGATGAAACCAAATCTCTTTGGAGTCAACTTGACCcgtcgtgtttggaggaagagaaatgctGGGTATGATCCAAAGAACATCGATCTTACAGTTAAGTCATGaaggtggaaacattatggtttggggctgtttttctgctaagggTACAGGATGAGATCACTGCACTGTGGGGCCGATTGACGGGTCCATCTACCATAAAATCTTGGATAAGAACCTTCCTTCAGGAGTTCTGAAGATGGGCCATGGAGGGGTCTTCCAGCAAGACAGGGACCTAAAACATACTGTCAGTGctaaaaagaagaagcacattaaggtcatggagtggcctagccagtctcaaGACTTTAGTCcaatagaaaatctgtggcgggaaCTGAAGCATTGAGTTGCCAAGCAGCAGCCAAGAAACCTAAAAGATGTTGAGAGTTTCTGTAGAGAGGACTGGACCAAAATCCCTCTGAGATGTGTGCATTTACAAAAAATGTCTTACCACTGTGCTCGCCAACAAGGGTTTCTCCACCAAGTACTAAGTCATGTATTACTTGGGGTTTAAATACTTATTTTGCTACATGACATGCAAATCTATTTATAACTTCTAGgtaatttgtttttctctgtaattTTAGTTGATATTCCATTTCtctccattaaaaaaatgaaacta is a window from the Pelmatolapia mariae isolate MD_Pm_ZW linkage group LG5, Pm_UMD_F_2, whole genome shotgun sequence genome containing:
- the LOC134627953 gene encoding keratin, type I cytoskeletal 18-like encodes the protein MTTRSSRMSFTRSAPVYRAASIYAGAGGQDVRISSASASSLRSGIPLRPSTSFKLSSGLSGGMGASYGGASASVTASGGSGASILGNEKGAMQNLNDRLANYLETVRTLEKANKELELKIMEALEKGGPDMRDYSKYEPIIDDLRRQIFDKIMDNARLVLQIDNARLAADDFKVKSENEMAIRLSVEADIGGLKKVLDETNMSRLNIENEIEAVKEELLFLKKNHENEVMELRSQISQSGVQVDVDAPKGQDLSQIMEDMRANYEKIALKNAEDLKRWHENQIADVQVQVSQNTEALQGAQMEKSDLLRQIQTLEIELASQQSLKASLEDTLRNTELRNNMEMEKYNALIIRLEEELAGLRTNIQQQTQEYEALLNMKMKLEGEISTYKTLLDGGDFKLQDALDELEAAD